From a region of the Streptomyces tirandamycinicus genome:
- a CDS encoding thymidine kinase, which produces MLDVQIEHNRSARGLQGVIFTRDDRAGEGKLSSRLGLVTDAVEVTDAMDLYAHLVGELSRGMRADYVIVDEAQFLAPGQIDQLARIVDDLEMDVFAFGITTDFRTRLFPGSRRLIELADRIEQLQVEALCWCGARATHNARTVDGVMVVEGEQVVVGDVNRPAEQIGYEVLCRRHHRRRMTSATARAAALSPDVLPVNSA; this is translated from the coding sequence GTGCTGGATGTGCAGATCGAGCACAACCGGTCCGCCCGGGGACTGCAGGGCGTGATCTTCACACGCGACGACCGGGCCGGCGAGGGCAAGCTGTCCTCCCGGCTGGGTCTGGTGACCGACGCGGTGGAGGTGACCGACGCCATGGACCTGTACGCCCACCTGGTCGGCGAGCTGTCCAGGGGTATGCGGGCGGACTACGTGATCGTGGACGAGGCCCAGTTCCTGGCGCCCGGTCAGATCGACCAGCTGGCCCGGATCGTTGACGACCTGGAGATGGACGTCTTCGCCTTCGGCATCACCACCGACTTCCGTACCAGGCTCTTCCCCGGCTCACGGAGGCTGATCGAGCTGGCGGACCGGATAGAGCAACTCCAGGTCGAGGCCCTGTGCTGGTGCGGCGCCCGGGCCACGCACAACGCCCGTACGGTGGACGGGGTGATGGTGGTCGAGGGCGAGCAGGTCGTGGTCGGCGATGTGAACCGGCCCGCCGAGCAGATCGGCTACGAGGTGCTGTGCCGCCGCCACCACCGCAGGCGCATGACGAGCGCGACGGCACGGGCCGCGGCGCTGTCCCCGGACGTGCTGCCGGTCAACTCCGCCTGA
- a CDS encoding M14 family metallopeptidase encodes MVASSRRSRRFRAIAIAVAAVAAAGGGLLPASTVPAAAGEVFRPQLVTVDTPTRADKDRLVALGLDLTEHAGHDYVEVVLHHAADAERLRSAGLDWQVRIPDLVQRASDVNAANRAYAAATEASPLPSGRDTYRGLADYHTDLDRLASQHPGLVRKFALPYRSLEGKQVYGVEIADRVDAVDDGRPVFLMMGLHHAREWPSGEHAVEFAIDLARNHGHDARITALLKKARVIVVPVVNPDGFEKSVNDGRLVDLRTVDEGGTGSILATPGNAYKRKNCRIVDGHAPLAGECGLASSPGGFGAGVDINRNYGGSWGGPGAAAEPVHATYRGAGPFSEPETRNIRALVSGRQVTGLISNHTFSNLVLRPNAVAPDTIGPGGQPVGDPPDEAALKELGDRMAAQNGYASQHSWELYDTTGTTEDWSYHATGGYGYTFEIGPDEFHPPFPEVVAEYLGTGPYAGKGNREAYLLALESAADPRAHSVITGKAPAGATLRLKKTFATPTWTGVIQDTLDTTMTVGAGGSYTWHVNPSTRPLVKARQTRVVSSEPLERRTYTGTTAPTQSTDSEFTVDRDADLLEVALDWPTPDDLDLRVLRRNADGTLTEVGASAGSVGEKERVLLENPARGGYVLRVENWASAAPSWTLTASLFDTTAQETGGLVENWTLTCEKNGTVLERVPVVVDRGGRAKADLKSCAKKWSGG; translated from the coding sequence GTGGTCGCTTCATCCCGACGATCTCGCAGATTCCGGGCGATCGCCATCGCCGTCGCCGCCGTCGCGGCGGCCGGCGGCGGACTGCTCCCCGCGAGCACGGTGCCCGCCGCCGCGGGCGAGGTGTTCCGCCCGCAGCTGGTGACGGTGGACACCCCCACCCGCGCCGACAAGGACCGGCTCGTCGCCCTCGGCCTGGACCTGACGGAGCACGCCGGACACGACTACGTCGAAGTCGTCCTGCACCACGCCGCCGACGCCGAGCGGCTGCGCTCCGCCGGCCTCGACTGGCAGGTCCGGATACCCGACCTGGTCCAGCGCGCGTCCGACGTCAACGCCGCCAACCGCGCCTACGCCGCCGCCACCGAGGCCTCACCGCTACCCTCCGGACGCGACACCTACCGCGGGCTCGCCGACTACCACACCGACCTCGACCGCCTGGCCTCCCAGCACCCGGGCCTGGTCCGGAAGTTCGCCCTGCCGTACCGCAGCCTCGAGGGCAAGCAGGTGTACGGCGTCGAGATCGCGGACCGGGTGGACGCCGTGGACGACGGCCGGCCCGTCTTCCTCATGATGGGTCTGCACCACGCCCGCGAATGGCCCTCCGGCGAGCACGCCGTCGAGTTCGCCATCGACCTGGCCCGCAACCACGGCCACGACGCCCGTATCACCGCCCTGCTGAAGAAGGCACGGGTGATCGTCGTCCCCGTCGTCAACCCGGACGGCTTCGAGAAGTCCGTCAACGACGGACGGCTGGTCGACCTGCGCACCGTCGACGAGGGCGGTACCGGCTCGATCCTGGCCACACCGGGCAACGCCTACAAGCGCAAGAACTGCCGGATCGTCGACGGACACGCCCCGCTGGCGGGCGAGTGCGGCCTGGCGAGCAGCCCGGGAGGCTTCGGCGCCGGCGTCGACATCAACCGCAACTACGGTGGCTCCTGGGGTGGACCGGGTGCGGCCGCCGAGCCCGTCCACGCCACCTACCGCGGCGCCGGGCCCTTCTCCGAGCCGGAGACCCGCAACATCCGCGCACTGGTCAGCGGCCGCCAGGTGACCGGGCTGATCAGCAACCACACCTTCTCCAACCTGGTGCTGCGCCCGAACGCCGTCGCGCCCGACACCATCGGACCCGGCGGACAGCCGGTCGGCGACCCGCCGGACGAGGCCGCGCTGAAGGAACTCGGCGACCGGATGGCCGCGCAGAACGGCTACGCCTCCCAGCACAGCTGGGAGCTGTACGACACGACCGGTACCACCGAGGACTGGTCGTACCACGCGACCGGAGGCTACGGCTACACCTTCGAGATCGGACCCGACGAGTTCCATCCGCCGTTCCCCGAGGTCGTGGCCGAGTACCTCGGCACGGGCCCGTACGCCGGCAAGGGCAACCGCGAGGCGTACCTGCTGGCGCTGGAGAGCGCGGCCGACCCGCGGGCGCACTCCGTCATCACCGGCAAGGCGCCCGCCGGAGCCACCCTGCGGCTGAAGAAGACCTTCGCCACACCCACCTGGACGGGCGTCATCCAGGACACCCTCGACACCACCATGACGGTCGGCGCGGGCGGCTCCTACACCTGGCACGTCAACCCCTCCACCCGGCCCCTGGTCAAGGCCCGCCAGACGCGGGTGGTCTCCTCCGAGCCGCTGGAGCGCCGGACGTACACCGGCACCACCGCGCCCACGCAGTCCACCGACTCGGAGTTCACCGTCGACCGGGACGCCGACCTGCTCGAAGTGGCGCTCGACTGGCCGACCCCCGACGACCTCGATCTGCGCGTGCTGCGCAGGAACGCGGACGGCACCCTCACCGAGGTCGGCGCCTCGGCCGGATCCGTGGGCGAGAAGGAACGGGTCCTGCTCGAGAACCCGGCGCGGGGTGGCTACGTCCTGCGCGTCGAGAACTGGGCCTCGGCGGCGCCCTCCTGGACGCTCACCGCCTCCCTCTTCGACACGACCGCGCAGGAGACCGGCGGACTCGTCGAGAACTGGACCCTCACCTGCGAGAAGAACGGCACCGTGCTGGAGCGGGTGCCCGTCGTCGTCGACCGGGGCGGGCGCGCCAAGGCCGACCTGAAGAGCTGCGCGAAGAAGTGGAGCGGCGGCTGA
- a CDS encoding S8 family serine peptidase has product MGRFWSTAVAAGAALALAVSLSPAAAAAGDPGTAGVTVATVGGRQVVDGAVPQPVSGTVDVTGTARTGAPGGPAPLHADAGDSSFVTAGETAVLLGSAYGGTAPYTWAWTAEHGTLTDADSASAGFDTTGLAPGSYPVTLTATDAAGAVTTDTVKVAVGEETSRELLDETRPDPTPGAFPTGQTVEFPFDVPSGARSLDVTLSWRTTAQDYDLRVVDPSGAVAAKSESSGHPERTSVTSPAPGAWKVVAVKWATVADDLTARVVARTGTPDPRPDVTAGGPYTFQPGAEQRLTGTVTGGTAPVATAWDLDADGHFDDATGTTPTTRLPDGRHLVTLKATDAAGLERRETTSVLVGPADRLGTAPPITVIGIADTGINPYHLEFSARTYPDPDVLALTKDFTRHPSEYIPGYPASAPAIPVTLGKGHLPGEDEDLWTAGNVPAGKLHWIPGTKIVGAYASTVDGAHPVLDDNGHGTGSASVSAGNRYGYCPTCLLVVVEGLDETVATAYPWVDITSHSFGYVGGIPAGPVVSGEEATKAAAERGQTVLFAAGNGVGNAFDVPVSTWHSDQTGPDWNITVGALRRDDQRAVVGDGMPVHLSSWGIGGLPAACHTGAQCQKQFSGTSAATPYTAGVFGTTLQRVREAVGDPRAGQRTGQVVAEGAALDAGMYLEDGRLTRGELREAVLKNAFPLGEDDLPSATWPVGAPHTAGNVLFEGYGAATPETARRAVDTLLGRSLLPERPVEDDFFAADRAIRDGIWGGYDRDGDGTDDPAPLPTGIQVEPADVATPTAALDVLHRTLTARAKAREPHTPYSGRAFDYYLHQGADCSAERTMDRTDRPGDPDGCAVADTLSTAAPYLPVAAHPATDTLGEPLATGSRARAELYLKTRAPAALAGPTVVLLATDREIGRGKATAQPVTGAWTKFTVEFETARPAFTGEQLTVQLLSDTTALLTVGYEGDHATRLTLDPAALPPSGLEFGADIAAPGDGAEITEGETVVAGGRYAFPDPGGDPEGVGGRPETHRVQLSVDDEGFSSPVSARLDDTTGTWRAEAGRLPVGDHVLYARAVRDGTPSPVTRTSFRVTPDARVEWQVVSRNTPADPGAWRPAEGLATWSFPLDTSAYGSGRRTIVVRLLERGVETARDTVRVRFR; this is encoded by the coding sequence ATGGGGCGCTTCTGGTCCACCGCAGTCGCCGCCGGGGCCGCGCTGGCCCTCGCCGTGTCGCTGTCCCCGGCCGCGGCGGCGGCCGGGGACCCCGGCACCGCCGGTGTCACCGTCGCCACGGTCGGAGGCCGGCAGGTCGTCGACGGCGCGGTGCCGCAGCCGGTCAGCGGCACCGTCGACGTGACCGGCACCGCCCGCACCGGCGCTCCCGGCGGGCCGGCACCCCTGCACGCGGACGCGGGCGACAGTTCCTTCGTCACCGCGGGGGAGACCGCCGTGCTGCTCGGCAGCGCCTACGGCGGCACCGCGCCCTACACCTGGGCCTGGACCGCCGAGCACGGCACGCTCACCGACGCGGACTCGGCGAGCGCCGGCTTCGACACGACGGGCCTCGCCCCCGGCAGCTACCCGGTGACGCTCACCGCCACCGACGCAGCGGGCGCCGTCACCACCGACACCGTGAAGGTCGCCGTCGGCGAGGAGACGAGCCGCGAACTGCTGGACGAGACCAGACCGGACCCCACTCCCGGCGCCTTCCCCACCGGCCAGACCGTGGAGTTCCCCTTCGACGTCCCCTCCGGCGCACGCTCCCTGGACGTCACGCTGTCCTGGCGTACCACCGCCCAGGACTACGACCTGCGGGTGGTGGACCCCTCCGGCGCGGTCGCGGCGAAGTCCGAGTCGTCCGGGCACCCGGAGAGGACCTCCGTCACCTCGCCCGCCCCCGGCGCCTGGAAGGTCGTCGCCGTCAAGTGGGCCACCGTCGCCGACGACCTGACCGCGCGCGTGGTCGCCCGCACCGGCACCCCCGACCCCAGACCGGACGTGACGGCCGGCGGCCCGTACACCTTCCAGCCCGGCGCGGAGCAGCGGCTCACCGGAACGGTCACCGGCGGCACCGCGCCCGTCGCCACCGCCTGGGACCTGGACGCCGACGGACACTTCGACGACGCCACGGGCACCACGCCGACCACCCGGCTGCCCGACGGACGGCACCTGGTCACCCTCAAGGCCACCGACGCGGCTGGCCTGGAGCGGCGCGAGACGACCTCCGTGCTCGTGGGCCCCGCCGACCGGCTCGGCACGGCCCCGCCGATCACCGTCATCGGCATCGCCGACACCGGGATCAACCCCTACCACCTGGAGTTCTCCGCACGCACCTACCCCGACCCCGACGTACTGGCGCTGACGAAGGACTTCACCCGCCACCCCTCGGAGTACATCCCCGGCTACCCCGCCTCCGCGCCCGCGATCCCCGTCACCCTCGGCAAGGGCCATCTGCCCGGCGAGGACGAGGATCTGTGGACCGCCGGCAACGTCCCCGCCGGCAAGCTCCACTGGATCCCCGGCACCAAGATCGTCGGGGCCTACGCGTCGACCGTCGACGGCGCCCACCCCGTCCTCGACGACAACGGCCACGGCACCGGCTCCGCCTCCGTCTCGGCGGGCAACCGCTACGGCTACTGCCCCACCTGCCTGCTCGTCGTGGTCGAGGGCCTGGACGAGACCGTCGCCACCGCCTACCCCTGGGTGGACATCACCTCCCACTCCTTCGGCTACGTCGGCGGCATCCCGGCCGGCCCGGTCGTCAGCGGCGAGGAGGCGACCAAGGCGGCCGCCGAGCGCGGCCAGACGGTGCTGTTCGCCGCCGGCAACGGCGTCGGCAACGCCTTCGACGTCCCCGTCAGCACCTGGCACTCCGACCAGACCGGCCCCGACTGGAACATCACCGTCGGCGCACTGCGCCGGGACGACCAGCGGGCGGTCGTCGGCGACGGCATGCCGGTGCACCTCTCGTCCTGGGGCATCGGCGGCCTCCCCGCCGCCTGCCACACCGGAGCCCAGTGCCAGAAGCAGTTCAGCGGCACCTCCGCCGCCACCCCGTACACGGCCGGTGTCTTCGGCACCACCCTCCAGCGGGTCCGCGAGGCCGTCGGCGACCCGCGCGCCGGACAGCGCACCGGCCAGGTCGTCGCCGAGGGTGCGGCCCTCGACGCCGGCATGTACCTGGAGGACGGCAGGCTCACCCGCGGCGAGCTGCGGGAGGCCGTACTGAAGAACGCCTTCCCGCTCGGTGAGGACGACCTGCCGTCCGCGACCTGGCCCGTGGGCGCGCCCCACACGGCGGGCAATGTGCTCTTCGAGGGCTACGGTGCCGCGACACCCGAGACCGCCCGCCGGGCGGTGGACACCCTGCTCGGCCGGTCCCTGCTGCCGGAACGCCCCGTCGAGGACGACTTCTTCGCCGCCGACCGCGCCATCCGGGACGGCATCTGGGGCGGATACGACCGCGACGGCGACGGTACCGACGACCCGGCGCCGCTGCCCACCGGGATACAGGTGGAACCGGCCGACGTCGCCACGCCCACCGCGGCGCTCGACGTGCTGCACCGGACGCTCACCGCGCGGGCAAAGGCCCGCGAACCCCACACCCCCTACTCCGGCCGGGCCTTCGACTACTACCTCCACCAGGGGGCGGACTGCTCGGCCGAACGCACCATGGACCGCACCGACCGGCCCGGCGACCCGGACGGCTGCGCCGTCGCCGACACCCTGTCCACGGCGGCCCCCTATCTGCCGGTGGCCGCCCACCCCGCCACCGACACCCTGGGCGAGCCGCTCGCCACGGGCTCCAGGGCCCGGGCCGAGCTGTACCTGAAGACCCGCGCCCCGGCCGCCCTCGCCGGTCCGACGGTGGTGCTCCTCGCCACCGACCGGGAGATCGGCCGCGGCAAGGCCACCGCCCAGCCGGTCACCGGCGCGTGGACGAAGTTCACCGTCGAGTTCGAGACCGCCAGGCCCGCCTTCACCGGGGAGCAGCTGACCGTCCAGCTGCTGTCCGACACCACCGCGCTGCTGACGGTGGGTTACGAAGGCGACCACGCCACCCGGCTGACCCTGGACCCGGCGGCTCTTCCGCCATCCGGCCTGGAGTTCGGCGCCGACATCGCCGCGCCCGGGGACGGCGCCGAGATCACCGAAGGCGAGACCGTCGTCGCCGGGGGCCGGTACGCCTTCCCCGACCCGGGCGGCGACCCGGAGGGCGTCGGCGGCCGCCCGGAGACCCACCGGGTGCAGCTGTCCGTCGACGACGAGGGCTTCTCCAGCCCGGTCTCCGCGCGCCTCGACGACACCACGGGAACCTGGCGGGCCGAAGCCGGCCGGCTGCCCGTGGGGGATCACGTGCTGTACGCGCGGGCCGTCCGCGACGGCACACCGTCCCCGGTCACGCGGACGAGCTTCCGGGTCACGCCGGACGCCCGCGTCGAGTGGCAGGTCGTCAGCCGCAACACCCCGGCCGATCCGGGCGCCTGGCGCCCGGCCGAGGGCCTCGCCACCTGGTCGTTCCCGCTGGACACGTCGGCGTACGGCAGCGGGCGCCGGACGATCGTCGTCCGCCTCCTGGAACGCGGCGTGGAGACGGCCCGGGACACGGTACGGGTGCGCTTCCGCTGA